atttatatttcaactttttaaaactagGTCTTCCTCACAAGTGAATTATCAGATTAAATATCACTAACAAGTGCTTTGTGCTTTATACGGTGTTCTAACGTGGGTAAAATGGACTGATTGGCATAGTATGTCAGACAGGAAGTAGAACCCAACTGCCAGACTTCTACACTGCTCTGATTTATAGTTTGATAAGTagcttttttattaatttattgcttGACCTAATTGAAAACCacaggggtttttgtttttgttagtttttttttgcATCATTACAGAATTATGTGCAACCAGTGATAGGACTGTAGTTCCTGAATGTGCACACAAGCCTggacattttttaatgttgaaaactCCCTGCCTTAATGAAATTTGATAACGTATATTGTGACAAATCCACTGTATTCCTCTAACAGAGTGAGATTggattttttcctgaaatgaagTACCTGTGTAGCTTGGATTAGTGATGGTTTTGTTTCTAGtcaattatttgtatatttgtataattgtataattatttgtatattaatttttactgGTATTAAAAGAATCCATAATataaacaaactttttaaatgatttctgtaTATTGTATACAGAACATAGCTTTAATTGAGCAGCTTATCTTGCACTTGAAAGTTTATGGAAATAcaagtatttcaaaaataaaaaggtagaaaaattcTTTGTTCAAACAATGTGATTATTTTGATTCActtatgaaatatctttttctttttaatggaagCGATTCAATCAAGCTACCTTTGAACTGAAGCTGCATAACATATTAGCTAGCAATATCACTGATTTATAGACAAACCGATCCTTATCTCTGCTTTCTGAATTGAGAATTCTGAGGTTATCTTGTTTAAATTGTTTAGAGGAAGATATGGAGCCTTCACATACTTGTACATAAGTTCCTGTCTTCACAGGCCTCTAAGCTTTTGGTTTTCTGTTGAGTTCTTAGAAAGTATCTAGCTTTTATTTGTAGAAGTAGATACTGTATAGAAAATGCTTTaacgtttttttttaaattgagatataattgacatataacatggtattagtttcaggtatacaacataatgattctatataggtatatattatgaaatgatcactgCAGTAAGCCTGTCACCAGGcagaattacaattttttttcttgtaatgggTCTTAACATTTCTCTATTGATTCTGTTGGTGTTTTCTGTGAACTGTGTCTTAAATCACAGGTAAAttctgatttctgatttcagtaaGTCTATGTCAGAAGAGTAAGATAGGCCAAACATCACACTCAGGATTTTGGTCATTAGTCAGATATAACCAAGTAGAAATGTTTTCACCAAGCCATTACTGGCTAATTGACATGGTATTTGACTGTAGAGAAAACCAAACCTGGATGATGCAAGTTagcttttcctttgaaaaagCTATCTGTGAATAATCAGTTCTAGCCAAGGTGGATTTTAGGTTCAACTTTTTATTAGCATCACCTTCTCTGTTAACTCCTTTGATGTCACCgtatctgttcattcatttttgagtCTGAAATTtacctagtttttaaaaatatagacccCATTTGGTACAAATGGATTCTCAAATAAGAGTAGTGTTAACTTGAAGCTTAAAGCAAAATGCAGATTTTTCCCTAGATTTTAACATTGGTtggatttttctttccaattggTACActaaaaatattaccaaaaaatACAACATGAAAAAATGCCCTTGTCCATCTCCCTCTGCTGTGTTATATACCATGTTTCATTGGAAAAATGGTCAAAGTCAACTGGCTTCAACATTGGTTTTGCATATGCATGATAACAGACTGTGTTGTTGGTTAAGTCAAGTAAACTGTTGTAAGCTACACAGTGGTGGGCGTCTTAATACCTTGGTGTCACTTGAAATTTCCTCTCTACCTGAGGATAGTCACTTTACACACAAACCCCTGCAGGGTGGAGCAGGAATCAAAgaactatttttcctttaaataagagTATTTACTAAAGTAATATAAAGGAAAATCAAATACAATTATTATAGCAAATAACTTGGGAAGTTAAATAATTCcctgtttttcctgttttagaCTCATATAAACTTAATCTGTAAGATATTCACACTGTTTAagtaattaaacaagaaaaacatcagactATGGTGGCTCCAATGCCTTGGTAGCCTGCATAAGCAAACCAGAAACTTAACCCAGAGTCAATGTACtcaagtcaagaaaatgaaacttaagaACAACCAAtcacatggggccagccctgtggcctagtggttgtgTTCAGTGTGCTGCAATTTGGAaacccgggttcagttcccaggcatggacctacaccacttatcagcagccatgctgtggcagtgacccacacacaaaataagaggaagattggcacagatgttagctcagggtgaatcctcctcagcaaaaataagtaaagaacaaccaatcacaaacagccaactaggctttcccaAAAGGCAACTGCTTAAGCTATAGCCtgtcaaataatttccttgctttgctttttaataaaaccCTCTACCCTAGCTCCTGTCAGTGGAGTACTCCTAACCACCTTTGGTTTGGCACTGCCTGATTGTGTGAtcaaataaactcttgaaaattttaatgtgactcagtttatcttttaacaacacTAAATGATGAACTGTCTAGTATCTTTCGATGCAACAACATACAACTGAATGTAACATCTCTTTCAATTGAGTGTACATCTCTCAATAATCTCTTTTAGCAATCTTTTAATcatctcaatttctttcaataaaagtTTACAAGCCTTTTGTTTTATGAGTTTTATTCTCCCTTAACGAAATTGGTCACACAGTGTCCTCAAGTTGACCATGAATGGTGCTTTGAAGgactaaaaataatttacatacagtctTCCTTTAACTGATGGACTTAAACTTGATCCACTGATTTGTACCACGAACTTCAAAAGGTAGATTATTGTTGTAGACATGATGGCCTAATTCTTCCAGTGGTGGCTCTGGATCAGTTGTAGCAAACTGGGCtgcatcatcaatttctttcctcactccaacatcaatttctttcaattcttcAATACTGGAAAGCTTGTTGTTCAACATTTTATCTTTGAGAAGCATAATGGGATCACTCTTACTTCTTATGTTCTGAATTTCCTCTCTGGTACGATAACTGATTCCAGGATCACTCATGCTATGCCCATGATAACGGTATGTCTGCAGCTCCATCACTATGGGTCCCTTTCCAGATCTACAGTAGTCAGCTGCAAACTTAGTTGCCTCTCGAACACATAGGACATCCATTCCATCTACCCTTAGTCCAGGGATAAAATTAACTCTCTTGTAGTAGTCAGTGCTGGCTGATGCTCTCTCAATAGCTGTTCCCATTCCATAGCGATTATTCTCACAGATGAAAATACAAGGTAATTTCCACAAAGCTGCCATATTATAAGCTTCAAATATCTGACCCTGATTAGCAGCACCATCCCCATACAGAGTCAAACAGACCTCATTGCTTCCCTTATATTTACAGGCCAGAGCAACACCAGCTCCCAGGGGTACCTGAGCACCAACAATGCCGTTGCCCCCATAGAAGTTCCTGCCGTACATATGCATCGATCCTCCTTTTCCTTTAGCACAACCTCCTCTTCGTCCAGTCAGCTCTGCAAGAATTGATTGCACAGAAAGTCCGTAAGCGTAGCATAAGCCGTGAGCCCGATAGGCTGTGATCGCGTGATCGGAGGGATTTGCCCCGGCCTTAAGGCCCACATAACAAGCTTCCTGACCATCACACAAGTGGCAGAAACCacgaataaatttctgtttatacaGCTGATCTGCCTTCAATTCCATTCGGCGAACAGTCTGCATCATCCTGTAGTACTGGAGCCCATCCTCCCGGGTGAGCACTGCTGTGACAGGCGGACCCTCTTCCAACCGATGAAGATCacatttcttaatttcaaatGTGGCATCATTTGAATAGTTACAGGACGCCACCAGCACTCTGCTAGCGGGCTTCTGGGCCCCTCCTCCCAACACGCGGGAGACGGCGGCAGCGAGCATCTTCTTCATGGAGTGAAGTACAGGGCAGCCGCAACCGCCAACAACCCAAACTGCCAGGGCGACCCCGCCGACCTTCTGCGTGTCCCTCGGGCTGAACGCACGCGGCGCCACAATGGGGGCGTTGGTGACAGAGGCCACGTCATGCCGCTGCATCACAGGCCGCCAGCCTGCATTAATTGATTCTTACAGTGCTTTCCAgctgtaaaattaaaatacaggttGTTTCTTTTGCTGGAAGACTTGGCTGAACTATATACCCTGATCTAAATTAGCGCCATCACCATCTCAAGTCCCTTTTCCCGACCAAACGCTAGAGCGGCGCTTCTGAAGCTGGATCAGTGGGACTGAGGAACAGACAGAGTCCCAAAGGCACACAGCAGTTCTGATGGGTTAGGCCCAAGAAAATCTTACCAATatttctttgaagtcttttttttttttaatatgaataaaTGTTTTATCATACTTcatagtattcatttattttagtgtaaaaaattatttgtagtttaaatatttaacttaaacgaaacaaaatgctttttaaagtaaagttGGTGCTCCAGAAAAATATGCCAcatttgtcttctggcttctagGGTCTGTGTCACCTGAGGCGGGTGGCAGGGCAGGTGATAGTATACAAACGCCAGGCTGAGAATAACAGTCTAAAGCCAGTAGTAAGCTTTCCCTGGGGTGGGGAATTGGAGGCTGGGCCGAGACACAGACTGCAGTAACAGCTAAGTTTTTGCTATGGCACCTTTCCTTACGCCTTCTTATAATCCTGAATCCTGTCCAGTTTTATCCCTCTTTTCtgattaatttgctttttaaaaaatcttttcctatAATATCTTCATAGGATTTCCATAGGGTTTCTAAAGAAAACATCAAGATTCGGGTGgctttggtttttgcttttatatcAATCTAAATGGAACCAGTCGTAGTTGGAGAAATCGAGAAGCATGTTCTGATAATACCTCTTTATATAGTAAACGTTAGGAAGTGTGTCTTCTTATAAAGTGACCCATTAAACAATATACAATTTGGACTGAAAGAGAGCAATAGAGTTTGCTTAAACTGCTGGTAAGAGTTCAACCCTGGGACACGAAAAGACCGAGGGCTAGGGTTACAAAGATCGCttatcattttcctattttgtgcTTTTCCTGGGAAGGTGATTTTCTACCCCAATAAGCCAACCCTGATCAGCAATCCTGTTCTGTTTAGACCACTAGCAATTCATCTTAACGCACGCTCTGTTGTATACCCATTGCCTGTTTGTAAATAAACGTACaaataaaatactacaaaatccctgtttataaataaatttttaccCACATTTCCCTATGACGTGTTCAAAGCAGCTGCCTTCTTATATCTAGTTGCGAGTGTTATTTTGGACTCTTCTTTTGATAttcaggcaggaagaagaaaatagctTGTTAAAAAGTTATGATATCTCTTAAAACTCGATCCTCCTCCCGCCTCCCAACCCAGCCATCATAATAGGCCTCATCTTTTCACTGAGTTTAAAATTTCACTGTTGGAGCCCATGGTCTGGCTGTGGTGTTTGCACCCTCTTTGATAGTTAGCCTGTCTCTGctgttctctttcattcctgcAGGTACTGGAGGTCTCCAGGGAGCGATATCTCcatgagaatgagaaaaatgacacTGCAGGATGGAACAGTAGTGTTAATGGGTCACTGACTGACAGCTGAGCCTTCCCTCAGAGGTATCAGCCAGGCTAGCACTGCCAGCAACACAAGAGCTATACAGTAAAGTGTGCCAATTTAATCTTGTCACATGGAGCCTGGGCTGCAAAGATAGAGTTCCCCTTAAAAGCCCAGTGTGACAAGGCTGAATCCCACTCGTGCCAGAGGAGAACATGCAAAGATGTTAATTGGAAAATACCCATGCTACAGGTCGCCACAGAAGATGGCCCTTTTTTGCAACAAGCTGTAGTTAAGATAATAAATAATCAAATGTGAACCTTCTGGGGACCTCTTGGATGTCAGTTACTCGACTATCCTAAATTCAGCTTGaagatagacagacaaaatcatcTTTGCAGAATATGATACCAAAGTATTTCCATTAAACTGATTAGTCCTGATGGTGATTTCTTAAACTACAGTTTTTTgcaataacatttttattgttacGTTCCTAATCCcattcacattttcaaaataaaagcgAAATTTCCAGATATCAGTGTGAAAGTTTAAAACTCACCACAGAGCTCCTGCACTGTTGAGCTCTCCTCTGCTCCACCCCTAGCTGGCCGGGATTCAAGCTATGCACAGACAATAGAGCCCATGCTGCTGTCCTTCTCttcaagtgatttattttttgtcttgtcaTTGTTCAATAACATGTTTATTACCAAACAGAACTAAGAGCCATATACATGCTCACCACTGAAATGTTGTTTGCAATTAAAATCCCCATAAATTCTAAGTATTTAATTAACATCAAATctcactttcaatctatttgaaattaaaggaaatagaTGAGCACTTTTATAAGGCCAATGGTACACTttacatttaattaataaaaaaaccTAATAAAAGAGGAGGCTGTGATGACAGCGGCAGTCATTCATGTCACTGTGTCAGAAATGCACATTTCATTTCTAGTGGTTGATCCCACAGGGTCATTTCTGAATTTATCTTAAAAGTGTCACCCACGTTGTATCAATTGcacataaaatattcttaaataagtgacaaagaaatgtaaaaaaaagaacagcatgTTTGAAGGCTATTTAAATTCCTCCAGTAATAATTGCACTTTTTCACCAAAtgttaagaaaacaaagctgttaaaaagtgAATATGTCCtagataaataatattaaatctcATTAAATGAT
This genomic window from Equus przewalskii isolate Varuska chromosome 3, EquPr2, whole genome shotgun sequence contains:
- the PDHA2 gene encoding pyruvate dehydrogenase E1 component subunit alpha, testis-specific form, mitochondrial yields the protein MQRHDVASVTNAPIVAPRAFSPRDTQKVGGVALAVWVVGGCGCPVLHSMKKMLAAAVSRVLGGGAQKPASRVLVASCNYSNDATFEIKKCDLHRLEEGPPVTAVLTREDGLQYYRMMQTVRRMELKADQLYKQKFIRGFCHLCDGQEACYVGLKAGANPSDHAITAYRAHGLCYAYGLSVQSILAELTGRRGGCAKGKGGSMHMYGRNFYGGNGIVGAQVPLGAGVALACKYKGSNEVCLTLYGDGAANQGQIFEAYNMAALWKLPCIFICENNRYGMGTAIERASASTDYYKRVNFIPGLRVDGMDVLCVREATKFAADYCRSGKGPIVMELQTYRYHGHSMSDPGISYRTREEIQNIRSKSDPIMLLKDKMLNNKLSSIEELKEIDVGVRKEIDDAAQFATTDPEPPLEELGHHVYNNNLPFEVRGTNQWIKFKSIS